The Streptomyces sp. NBC_01255 genome window below encodes:
- a CDS encoding NAD-binding protein yields the protein MVALPRQGNGEPRARGHMVVCGDDGLARRLASELREVYRQRVVLVIPAEQAEHAEHAGQAGQHVAAAGPSVTDTMSGAMVLPIRVETARAPTPEVLLHAEADSAAALALLYEDDETNLRAALAARRLSPGLRLVVRMYNRKLGQHLEELLDEAALVAVPGMDRAALDASTTVLSDADTAAPALVATAIADTNKVVQADGLLLRAAERPVPGRGEVPDPGLCTLALLSSTAADPAGAEGSETSGTPAPELLPDDRTVQSTSARGTVVLEAVRRDGPALPARRLSRRGVPLGELVSARLRWALAGIVAAVLALSVTTTVLTDADPVHATYLTLLDLFSINDPALEDSTTRQVLQLLSGLVGLALLPLLVAGALEALGTFRTTGALRRPPRGLSGHIVLLGLGKVGARVLARLRELDIPVVCVEKDPDARGIALARDLGVPVVVGDVTEDGVLDAARVHRAAALLALTSSDTTNLEATLAARVIKGDVRVALRLYDDDFATAVYRTLRSAHPEAVTRSRSVSHLAAPAFAGAMMGRQIIGAISVERKVLLFAALPVAGHHQFEGRTVTEAFRAGAWRVLALDTAGPEARSPDLANMGQDGHPSLLWDLHPGHVLQPQDRVVIAATRRGLAELLDPSASSRRTTR from the coding sequence ATGGTCGCACTGCCACGCCAGGGAAACGGCGAGCCACGCGCCAGGGGGCACATGGTGGTGTGCGGAGACGACGGGCTGGCGCGCCGGCTCGCCTCCGAACTACGGGAGGTCTACCGCCAGCGGGTGGTGCTCGTCATCCCCGCCGAGCAAGCCGAGCACGCCGAGCACGCCGGGCAAGCCGGGCAACACGTGGCCGCCGCCGGACCGTCGGTGACCGACACGATGAGCGGCGCCATGGTCCTCCCCATACGGGTGGAGACCGCGCGGGCCCCCACGCCGGAGGTGCTCCTCCACGCGGAGGCCGACAGCGCCGCCGCCCTCGCGCTGCTGTACGAGGACGACGAGACCAACCTGCGTGCCGCGCTCGCCGCCCGTCGTCTCAGCCCCGGTCTGCGTCTCGTGGTCCGCATGTACAACCGCAAGCTCGGCCAGCACCTGGAGGAGCTGCTCGACGAGGCCGCGCTCGTGGCCGTACCCGGCATGGACAGGGCCGCGTTGGACGCCTCCACGACCGTGCTCTCCGATGCCGACACCGCCGCGCCGGCGCTCGTGGCCACCGCCATCGCCGACACCAACAAGGTGGTCCAGGCCGACGGTCTGCTCCTGCGCGCCGCCGAGCGCCCGGTGCCGGGCCGGGGCGAAGTACCGGATCCGGGACTGTGCACGCTGGCTCTGCTGTCCTCGACGGCGGCAGACCCGGCGGGCGCCGAGGGCTCGGAAACGAGCGGGACGCCCGCTCCGGAGCTCCTCCCCGACGACCGGACCGTACAAAGCACTTCCGCGCGCGGCACGGTCGTCCTGGAGGCGGTCCGTCGCGACGGACCCGCCCTGCCCGCACGACGCCTGTCCCGACGGGGCGTGCCACTCGGGGAGCTGGTCTCGGCCCGGCTGCGATGGGCGCTCGCCGGCATCGTCGCGGCGGTGCTCGCCCTCAGTGTCACCACCACGGTCCTCACGGACGCGGACCCAGTACACGCCACGTACCTGACCCTGCTCGACCTGTTCTCCATCAACGACCCCGCACTCGAGGACTCCACCACCCGGCAGGTCCTGCAACTCCTGTCCGGCCTGGTCGGACTGGCCCTGCTGCCCCTCCTGGTGGCCGGTGCCCTGGAGGCCCTGGGCACCTTCCGCACCACCGGGGCACTGCGCCGCCCGCCCCGCGGGCTGTCCGGTCACATCGTGCTGCTGGGCCTGGGGAAGGTCGGGGCGCGCGTCCTGGCCCGGCTGCGCGAGCTCGACATCCCTGTCGTCTGCGTCGAGAAGGACCCCGACGCGCGCGGCATCGCGCTCGCGCGCGACCTGGGCGTGCCGGTGGTCGTCGGCGACGTCACCGAGGACGGTGTCCTGGACGCGGCCCGCGTCCATCGCGCCGCCGCCCTCCTCGCCCTCACCAGCTCCGACACCACGAACCTGGAGGCCACCCTCGCCGCCCGGGTCATCAAGGGCGACGTGCGGGTCGCGCTCCGGCTGTACGACGACGACTTCGCCACCGCGGTCTACCGCACGCTGCGCTCCGCCCACCCCGAAGCCGTCACCCGCAGCCGCAGCGTCTCCCACCTGGCCGCCCCGGCCTTCGCCGGAGCCATGATGGGGCGTCAGATCATCGGGGCGATCTCCGTCGAGCGGAAGGTGCTCCTTTTCGCCGCGCTCCCCGTCGCCGGACATCACCAGTTCGAAGGCCGTACGGTCACCGAGGCCTTCCGGGCCGGTGCGTGGCGGGTCCTGGCACTCGACACGGCGGGGCCCGAAGCCCGCTCCCCCGACCTCGCGAACATGGGCCAGGACGGCCACCCCTCGCTCCTGTGGGACCTCCACCCGGGACACGTCCTGCAACCCCAGGACCGTGTCGTCATCGCCGCCACGCGCCGAGGACTCGCGGAGCTCCTCGACCCCTCCGCGTCGTCCAGGCGGACCACCCGGTGA
- a CDS encoding cytochrome P450 → MSVETLTSPEGLASPDALRPAEAPIDFPFDWRGDRLPAEIEALRSEPVKKVRTIAGDEAWLVSSYALCKQVLEDPRFSLKETSSPGAPRQYALTIPPEVVNNMGNITGAGLRKAVLKAINPKAEGLVDWMRADAARLIDEIVASGAPSDLRAAFTGPFSEALHCRILGIPFEDAPRLAASLDIAFMNSACPVTGARLNWDRDMAYMVDRLDDPATTGLMAELAALREDPEYAHLTDEMLATVGVTFFGAGVISTMGFLTMAVFALMQHPELQAELLADRSKIPAAVDELLRINLSIADGLPRLATEDMELGDVLVRKGELVLVLVEAANFDPEVFENPHKVDLTRPNNHAHLSFGLGGHYCPATALGKKHAEIALEALLDRMPELRLAVPVDQLVWRTRFMKRLPERLPVMW, encoded by the coding sequence ATGTCCGTTGAGACCTTGACGTCCCCCGAGGGCCTGGCGTCCCCCGATGCCCTGAGGCCCGCCGAGGCCCCGATCGACTTCCCGTTCGACTGGCGCGGTGACCGGCTTCCCGCCGAGATCGAGGCGCTGCGCTCGGAGCCGGTCAAGAAGGTCCGTACGATCGCGGGCGACGAGGCCTGGCTCGTGTCCTCCTACGCCCTGTGCAAGCAGGTCCTGGAGGATCCCAGATTCAGCCTCAAGGAGACCTCGTCGCCGGGTGCGCCCCGGCAGTACGCCCTGACGATTCCACCCGAGGTCGTCAACAACATGGGCAACATCACCGGGGCCGGCCTGCGCAAGGCCGTACTGAAGGCGATCAACCCGAAGGCCGAGGGCCTGGTCGACTGGATGCGCGCGGACGCCGCCCGGCTGATCGACGAGATCGTCGCGAGCGGCGCGCCGTCCGACCTGCGCGCCGCCTTCACCGGGCCGTTCTCGGAGGCGCTGCACTGCCGGATCCTCGGCATCCCGTTCGAGGACGCGCCGAGGCTGGCGGCCAGTCTGGACATCGCGTTCATGAACTCGGCCTGCCCGGTGACCGGCGCCCGGCTCAACTGGGACCGCGACATGGCCTACATGGTGGACCGGCTGGACGACCCCGCCACCACGGGACTGATGGCCGAGCTCGCCGCGCTGCGCGAGGACCCGGAGTACGCGCATCTGACCGACGAGATGCTCGCGACGGTCGGGGTGACCTTCTTCGGCGCCGGTGTGATCTCCACGATGGGCTTCCTCACCATGGCGGTCTTCGCGCTCATGCAACACCCGGAGCTCCAAGCGGAGTTGCTGGCGGACCGGTCGAAGATCCCGGCAGCGGTCGACGAGTTGCTGCGCATCAACCTGTCCATTGCCGACGGGCTGCCGAGGCTGGCCACGGAGGACATGGAGCTGGGCGACGTCCTGGTGAGGAAGGGTGAGCTGGTCCTGGTCCTGGTCGAGGCCGCCAACTTCGACCCGGAGGTGTTCGAGAACCCGCACAAGGTCGACCTGACACGGCCGAACAACCACGCGCACCTGTCCTTCGGGCTGGGCGGCCACTACTGCCCGGCGACCGCGCTCGGCAAGAAGCACGCCGAGATCGCCCTGGAGGCGCTGCTCGACCGGATGCCGGAACTGCGACTCGCGGTGCCGGTCGACCAACTGGTGTGGCGGACACGCTTCATGAAGCGGCTCCCGGAGCGCCTGCCGGTGATGTGGTAG
- a CDS encoding tRNA-dependent cyclodipeptide synthase encodes MTIATTTPPSAELFDVRPFTPHCQVIQAAGDHALIGISPGNSYFSAQRVLDLGRWGAENFGRVDILYTDLYVAEMYEAFGYDPIDAQRKAVKNLRGVRAKVNNAAAALDQGDGTVRARALSEFADHDAYREIHARILRLLDSDHEFRRTCEELATYFLSTKADGPSTRRQREVCLDYICAEAPLFLDTPAIFGVPSSLNCYHQLLPMAELLYSRGAGLRASRNQGHAVITPAEGAPDVR; translated from the coding sequence TTGACCATCGCGACAACCACACCTCCTTCCGCCGAACTCTTCGACGTTCGGCCCTTCACCCCCCACTGCCAGGTGATCCAGGCAGCGGGGGACCACGCCCTCATCGGCATATCGCCCGGCAACAGCTACTTCTCGGCCCAGCGGGTCCTGGACCTCGGCCGCTGGGGAGCCGAGAACTTCGGCCGGGTCGACATCCTCTACACCGACCTGTACGTGGCCGAGATGTACGAGGCCTTCGGATACGACCCGATCGACGCCCAGCGCAAGGCCGTCAAGAACCTGCGCGGCGTCCGGGCCAAGGTGAACAACGCGGCGGCCGCCCTCGATCAGGGCGACGGCACGGTCCGGGCCCGCGCCCTGTCCGAGTTCGCCGACCACGACGCGTACCGCGAGATCCACGCCCGGATCCTGCGGCTCCTCGACTCCGACCACGAGTTCCGCCGGACCTGTGAGGAACTCGCGACGTACTTCCTGTCGACCAAGGCGGACGGCCCCAGCACGCGGCGGCAGCGCGAGGTCTGCCTCGACTACATCTGCGCCGAGGCCCCGCTGTTCCTGGACACCCCCGCGATCTTCGGGGTCCCGTCCTCGCTCAACTGCTACCACCAGCTCCTGCCGATGGCAGAGCTGCTGTACTCCCGAGGCGCCGGCCTGCGCGCTTCGCGCAACCAGGGCCACGCCGTCATCACGCCCGCCGAAGGAGCCCCCGATGTCCGTTGA
- a CDS encoding DM13 domain-containing protein, protein MGRVVRKRWWAGAAVLGAAVVVAGLMWFKPWALWVDETVHEALPSAPANASATASATASATAVEPAAPAGPTIVAQGTFISHEHTTSGTVKLIRLADGSHTVRLENLDTSNGPDLRVWLTDAPVKEGTAGWRVFDDGTHVALGKLKGNKGDQNYAVPADVDLTGLTSVTIWCDRFDVSFGAAELAA, encoded by the coding sequence GTGGGGCGTGTCGTGCGGAAGCGGTGGTGGGCCGGGGCGGCGGTGCTGGGTGCGGCCGTCGTGGTGGCCGGGTTGATGTGGTTCAAGCCCTGGGCTCTCTGGGTCGACGAGACCGTGCACGAGGCGCTGCCTTCCGCGCCGGCGAACGCGAGTGCGACCGCGAGTGCGACCGCCAGCGCGACGGCGGTGGAGCCTGCCGCGCCGGCCGGCCCGACCATCGTGGCGCAGGGCACCTTCATCAGCCACGAGCACACGACCTCCGGGACGGTGAAGCTCATCCGGCTGGCCGACGGCTCGCACACGGTGCGTCTGGAGAACCTCGACACCAGCAACGGCCCCGACCTGCGCGTCTGGTTGACCGACGCCCCCGTAAAGGAGGGCACGGCCGGCTGGCGGGTCTTCGACGACGGTACGCACGTCGCTCTCGGCAAGCTGAAGGGCAACAAGGGCGACCAGAACTACGCCGTTCCCGCGGACGTCGATCTGACCGGCCTCACCAGCGTCACCATCTGGTGCGACCGCTTCGACGTGTCCTTCGGCGCCGCCGAACTGGCCGCCTGA
- a CDS encoding amino acid permease: MTVTTDPTPPAPPSPDAAGEGSLAAFGYPQELRRRMGRYASFAAGFSFISVLTTVFQFFSLGFSFGGPLFFWTWPAVLAGQLLVAACFAELAARLPIAGAIYQWASRLGSPAFGWYAGWIMVTGRIVVVAAAALALQVVLPAVWPGFQIVGGDPSPTTTSGAANAAVLGLALLALTTLLNVLDNRALSAVNTVGVTAEIAGVALIVTLLATHAERDPGITLHTGGQGGLITALLVGSFTAAYVLIGFESASEMSEETVNPRRVAPRTTLSALTTSGVCGGLLLLGGLLAAPSLTDGRLAGEGLGYVLTSTLGDDLGRVLLADVALAICAATLAIQTSATRMLYSMARDGVLPCSARLARVPRRTGMPGTAAVVVGVGAALLLLLNLASPQAFLAIGTTCIAMVYLAYAMVTGPMLVRRLRGEWPPAGETDRDELGRPLFSLGRWGLPVNALAVGYGLVMTVNLAWPRAEVYDPEGGHWYFQWFTVLVVGATVATGAAYRWYRRRRGAGQEESKEDSRLRA; this comes from the coding sequence ATGACCGTCACCACCGATCCCACTCCGCCGGCGCCACCCTCGCCCGACGCCGCGGGCGAGGGCTCGCTCGCCGCGTTCGGCTACCCCCAGGAGTTGCGGCGCCGGATGGGCCGGTACGCGTCCTTCGCCGCCGGGTTCTCCTTCATCTCCGTACTCACCACGGTCTTCCAGTTCTTCTCCCTCGGCTTCTCCTTCGGGGGGCCGCTCTTCTTCTGGACCTGGCCCGCCGTTCTCGCCGGCCAGCTCCTCGTCGCCGCCTGTTTCGCCGAACTCGCCGCCCGGCTGCCCATCGCGGGGGCGATCTACCAGTGGGCGAGCCGACTCGGCAGCCCGGCCTTCGGCTGGTACGCGGGCTGGATCATGGTGACCGGCCGGATCGTGGTCGTGGCGGCCGCCGCGCTCGCTCTCCAGGTCGTCCTGCCCGCCGTCTGGCCGGGCTTCCAGATCGTCGGCGGGGACCCGTCACCCACGACCACCAGCGGCGCCGCCAACGCCGCCGTCCTCGGCCTCGCCCTGCTCGCGCTCACGACTCTGCTCAACGTCCTGGACAACCGCGCGCTGTCGGCCGTCAACACCGTCGGCGTCACCGCCGAGATCGCCGGCGTCGCCCTGATCGTCACCCTCCTCGCCACCCACGCCGAGCGCGATCCCGGCATCACCCTGCACACCGGTGGCCAGGGCGGCCTGATCACGGCGCTCCTGGTGGGCTCCTTCACCGCCGCGTACGTCCTCATCGGTTTCGAGAGCGCGAGCGAGATGAGCGAGGAGACCGTCAACCCCCGGCGTGTCGCCCCTCGTACGACGCTCAGCGCGCTCACCACCTCCGGCGTCTGCGGCGGGCTGCTGCTGCTCGGCGGGCTGCTCGCCGCGCCCAGCCTCACCGACGGACGCCTCGCGGGCGAGGGCCTGGGGTACGTGCTCACCAGCACCCTCGGCGACGACCTCGGCAGGGTCCTGCTCGCCGACGTGGCCCTGGCCATCTGCGCGGCGACCCTGGCGATCCAGACCTCGGCGACCCGCATGCTCTACTCCATGGCCCGCGACGGCGTCCTCCCGTGCTCGGCGCGGCTGGCCCGGGTGCCGCGGCGGACCGGGATGCCCGGCACGGCCGCGGTGGTGGTCGGCGTCGGCGCGGCGCTGCTGCTCCTGCTCAACCTCGCCTCGCCGCAGGCGTTCCTGGCCATCGGTACGACGTGCATCGCGATGGTGTACCTGGCGTACGCGATGGTCACCGGCCCGATGCTGGTCCGGCGGTTGCGCGGCGAGTGGCCGCCGGCGGGCGAAACCGACCGTGACGAGCTCGGCAGGCCGCTGTTCTCCCTCGGCCGCTGGGGACTCCCCGTCAACGCGCTCGCTGTCGGCTACGGCCTCGTCATGACGGTCAACCTCGCCTGGCCGCGCGCCGAGGTGTACGACCCGGAGGGCGGCCACTGGTACTTCCAGTGGTTCACCGTCCTGGTGGTCGGCGCCACGGTCGCGACGGGTGCGGCGTACCGCTGGTACCGGCGCCGCAGGGGAGCCGGTCAGGAGGAGTCGAAGGAGGACTCGCGACTCCGGGCGTGA
- a CDS encoding TetR/AcrR family transcriptional regulator translates to MTTPTSRKVGRPRVQERPASGLEPRAEVLAGAAELFTTRGYTATSTRTIAERAGLRQASLYHYFDGKEAILAELLEGTVRPSLDVARGLVSGGEAAPEARLWALCHSDAALLCSGPYNLGALYLLPEVRTDRFDAFHRVRSELKQCYGELLAATEPGAALGAEDLALRTDLLFGLTESVILIRRADPARDARALAEATADAALRVAGVPQRSLARLRREGQRLLAADA, encoded by the coding sequence GTGACCACGCCCACCAGCAGAAAAGTCGGCCGGCCGCGGGTCCAGGAGCGCCCCGCGAGCGGCCTGGAGCCGCGCGCCGAAGTCCTGGCCGGGGCGGCCGAGCTGTTCACGACCCGTGGTTACACGGCGACCTCCACCCGCACGATCGCCGAGCGCGCCGGGCTGCGGCAGGCTTCCCTCTACCACTACTTCGACGGCAAGGAAGCGATCCTCGCGGAGCTCCTCGAAGGGACCGTCCGCCCCTCGCTCGACGTGGCGCGCGGGCTGGTGTCCGGCGGGGAGGCGGCCCCGGAGGCACGCCTGTGGGCCCTGTGCCACTCCGACGCGGCGCTGCTGTGCAGCGGACCCTACAACCTAGGGGCGCTCTACCTGCTGCCCGAGGTACGGACGGACCGCTTCGACGCCTTCCACCGGGTCCGGTCCGAACTCAAGCAGTGTTACGGGGAGTTGCTGGCCGCCACGGAGCCGGGGGCGGCACTCGGCGCGGAGGACCTGGCGCTCCGCACGGACCTTCTCTTCGGCCTCACCGAGAGCGTGATCCTCATCCGGCGCGCCGACCCGGCGCGCGACGCGCGGGCCCTGGCGGAGGCGACGGCCGACGCGGCGCTTCGAGTGGCGGGCGTGCCGCAGCGCTCCCTGGCACGGCTGCGCCGCGAGGGGCAGCGGCTCCTCGCGGCGGATGCGTGA